A single window of Caldimicrobium thiodismutans DNA harbors:
- a CDS encoding GltB/FmdC/FwdC-like GXGXG domain-containing protein → MPLDLEVSPFHYSQVNRIIREHILKGEKEFILRGVNGHRYLFGGISAKISAQIYGTPGLDLGSFMRGPEIRVFGNVQDGAGNTMDEGKIIVHGMAGDVVGYAMRGGKIHIYGDVGYRVGIHMKAYMEKVPVIVIGGKAGDFLGEYMAGGIIILLGMHTIYPERPIAGLFLGTGMHGGAIYVRGKVKESQLGLGLKPYALEGDDEKLLENYLKEYCEDFGLQLSEVLKEDFIKITPYTHRPYGKLYAY, encoded by the coding sequence ATGCCCTTAGACTTGGAAGTTTCCCCCTTTCATTACTCGCAGGTTAATAGAATTATTCGGGAACATATCCTTAAGGGTGAAAAGGAGTTTATTCTTAGGGGAGTAAATGGTCACAGATATCTCTTTGGAGGGATATCTGCTAAGATCTCTGCCCAAATTTATGGGACACCAGGACTTGATTTGGGCTCTTTTATGAGAGGCCCTGAGATCAGAGTTTTTGGAAATGTCCAAGACGGGGCAGGAAATACCATGGATGAGGGGAAAATTATTGTGCATGGCATGGCAGGAGATGTGGTTGGATATGCCATGAGAGGCGGGAAAATTCATATATACGGAGATGTAGGGTATCGCGTAGGGATTCATATGAAGGCTTACATGGAGAAAGTGCCTGTGATAGTGATTGGTGGAAAAGCAGGAGACTTTCTGGGTGAATACATGGCAGGTGGTATTATCATTCTCCTTGGAATGCATACAATCTATCCAGAAAGACCCATTGCAGGTCTTTTTCTTGGAACAGGTATGCATGGTGGAGCTATTTATGTGAGGGGAAAGGTGAAGGAGTCCCAGCTTGGTCTGGGCTTGAAACCTTACGCCTTAGAAGGAGACGATGAAAAGCTTCTGGAGAACTACTTAAAGGAGTATTGTGAGGATTTTGGCCTTCAACTCTCCGAGGTGCTAAAAGAAGATTTTATCAAGATCACTCCTTACACCCACCGGCCCTATGGAAAACTTTATGCTTATTGA